The window TTTTGGGTTTGGATTCTTTCATCAATTAGTGATAGGAAAGAGGAAATTTCTTTTTGTTCCGGTAAGCTTGGAAAAGTTATAGGTATTGAATTGCAATTATCCTTATTCATATATGGAACAGCAGTTTTAGTTGCAATTTTTTCCATATATTTTTTTTGATTCCCTAAACAATAAAGTAAAAACCGATATTCTATTTTCTTTGGTAAGAAAGCATGTAATTGTTGATTTATAACCATTTCTGTTCCAGCAATAGCAACCAAGCCTAGTTCACCAACACATGAAATGATGATTGATTTTTCTGGAATAATTTTGGAGCCTACCTTTTTAGCTTCTTCTTTTGAAATTGACAGACCTTTTTTTGAAGCAAACACAACTTGATTATGGGTAATGTCCGGAGTTGTAATCCATGGTATATTTCCATTGAAGATAGTTGGTTTGTTCCTACCCGGTACTATAAAATCGCACAATCCTCCTACTTTTTCCTTTTTCCACTCTTCCTCAAATCCCGGGAATCTCAAATTTGGAACATTGCATACTTTAACTTTTTTTGCTGCCATCTAAACTACTTTTTTGTAACCGTTATTAACATTAAGGATTTTCTGAAAAATTAAAATACAAGTCCTAATTCTTTCAAATAAACATCAATCTCTTTGTCAAGTTCGGTTCTTTGGGCTTCCAGTTGTTTGATTTCGAGCATAACAGCTTGTATGTCTATCTCTTCCTCTTCTTCAAAAGTATCTACATAACGAGGGATATTGAGATTATATTCGTTCTCGGCTATTTCTTTTAACAGAGCATTGTAGCTGTATTTTTCAATTGCTGTTCTGT is drawn from Inquilinus sp. KBS0705 and contains these coding sequences:
- a CDS encoding restriction endonuclease subunit S yields the protein MAAKKVKVCNVPNLRFPGFEEEWKKEKVGGLCDFIVPGRNKPTIFNGNIPWITTPDITHNQVVFASKKGLSISKEEAKKVGSKIIPEKSIIISCVGELGLVAIAGTEMVINQQLHAFLPKKIEYRFLLYCLGNQKKYMEKIATKTAVPYMNKDNCNSIPITFPSLPEQKEISSFLSLIDERIQTQ